Proteins encoded within one genomic window of Prauserella marina:
- a CDS encoding BTAD domain-containing putative transcriptional regulator, whose amino-acid sequence MRFGILGPLDVRGPDDAEVSVGGPTVRTLLALLLMDAGKVISADRLVDGIYGASPPHGAANALQSQVSRLRRALPDLVEHRRGGYLLAVAEGDIDAGAFEQLLTRGKAALDAGDTGVAATTLRTGLALWRGAVAAEVPEPEAARLTELWCTAVEYRIAADLAEGQLGGLVGELRKLVAEYPLREGFHAQLVTALRLEGRVAEALSAFDAARRLLVDQLGTEPSAPLREAHLAALRTDVGTAPTTHLPKQLTRFVGREAELGGLDAALSAERLVTLTGPGGTGKTRLAIEAAFRQRGEVFFAELAAVPQHGSADEVASAVLDALGVREGILSARRAGARQAPLDRLVNAIADRRLLLVLDNCEHVVASVATLAARLLARCASVTLLTTSREALGITGETLLPVPQLAVPPLAADAEEAARYAAVTLFVERAAAVLPGFRLTSDNATALSRICGALDGLPLAIELAAARTRSLPIDELAARLDDRFALLSRGSRTAPERHRTLRSVVEWSWELLEERERELAMAMAVFVGGASLADLTPVGALLPRVKDASVPEVLADLVDKSIVELTADGRYRMLETIRAFALERLAETGSADRLRRGHAERFLALAEQAAPYLRGGDQLEWLGRLDAELDNLQSALDWARETDQRLALRLVATLLPYWWLTGRRGEGAEHTTRLLATLPRGGPEGLAEEYTMCVLSTSYGGNLNELGNPDGPVIADHLAAVDEIADRIAAPPKYPFLLLLWGAANGIPRGAVTDSLLLRHDTVPLRAPWTIALRHLGRALVALYGGKVAVAETELAESLRRFRELGDRWGCSLALVELGRIAGWRGDHQRCVSLMNEAIELTEQLAASEDLAEILCVKATALRHAGERAAAMTGYRRAAGIAERSGTMDVFALAHHGLAELARQRGDLPEAERECELALTRCPAGHFSFDGVRDQVRITAGRIAAARGESRLAAESFSGVISSAVGRSDLPGAGGAVEALAGLVVAADPRLAATLLGAATALRGLAVAGDADVERVEGQARAALGSSGYLAAHATGAAMSHPAALELAEAGIRTALKSG is encoded by the coding sequence ATGCGCTTCGGCATCCTCGGCCCGCTCGACGTGCGGGGACCCGACGATGCCGAGGTGTCCGTCGGCGGCCCGACGGTGCGCACCTTGCTCGCGTTGCTGCTGATGGACGCCGGAAAAGTCATCTCAGCGGACCGGCTGGTCGACGGCATCTACGGCGCGAGCCCGCCACACGGAGCCGCCAACGCGCTGCAATCGCAGGTCTCGCGGCTGAGGCGGGCGTTGCCGGATCTCGTCGAACACCGGCGGGGCGGTTACCTGCTCGCCGTAGCCGAAGGCGACATCGACGCCGGAGCCTTCGAGCAGTTGCTTACGCGGGGCAAGGCCGCGCTCGACGCGGGAGACACCGGCGTCGCGGCGACCACGCTGCGAACAGGGCTCGCCCTGTGGCGAGGCGCCGTCGCCGCTGAGGTGCCGGAACCGGAAGCGGCGAGGCTCACCGAGCTGTGGTGCACGGCCGTCGAGTACCGGATCGCCGCCGACCTCGCGGAGGGCCAACTCGGTGGGCTGGTCGGCGAGCTGCGAAAACTCGTCGCCGAATATCCGTTGCGCGAAGGCTTCCACGCCCAGCTCGTCACCGCTCTTCGCCTCGAAGGCCGAGTCGCCGAAGCGCTATCGGCCTTCGATGCCGCAAGACGGCTGCTGGTGGACCAGCTCGGCACGGAGCCGTCGGCGCCGCTGCGAGAGGCCCACCTCGCGGCGCTGCGCACGGACGTCGGCACCGCGCCGACGACCCACCTTCCGAAGCAGCTCACCCGGTTCGTCGGCCGCGAAGCCGAACTCGGCGGGCTCGACGCGGCACTGTCCGCCGAACGCCTCGTCACTCTCACCGGACCTGGCGGGACAGGAAAGACGAGGCTCGCGATCGAGGCGGCTTTCCGGCAACGCGGTGAGGTGTTCTTCGCGGAGTTGGCCGCCGTGCCGCAACACGGCTCTGCCGACGAGGTCGCGAGCGCGGTGCTCGACGCGCTCGGCGTGCGCGAGGGCATCCTCAGCGCGCGAAGAGCGGGCGCGCGGCAGGCACCGCTCGACCGGCTGGTGAACGCGATCGCGGACAGGCGGCTACTGCTCGTGCTCGACAACTGCGAGCACGTCGTCGCTTCGGTCGCCACGCTCGCGGCGCGTCTTCTCGCCAGGTGCGCCTCGGTCACGTTGCTCACGACCAGCAGGGAAGCACTCGGCATCACGGGCGAAACACTCCTTCCGGTACCCCAGCTCGCGGTTCCTCCCCTTGCCGCCGACGCCGAAGAGGCAGCGCGGTACGCGGCGGTCACCCTCTTCGTGGAGCGGGCGGCGGCCGTACTGCCCGGATTCCGGCTGACCAGCGACAACGCCACCGCACTCAGCCGGATCTGCGGTGCGCTCGACGGACTGCCGCTCGCCATCGAACTCGCGGCGGCGCGAACCCGGTCACTGCCGATCGACGAGCTGGCAGCGAGGCTCGACGACCGGTTCGCTTTGTTGTCGAGGGGCAGCAGGACGGCGCCCGAGCGGCACCGCACGCTGCGCTCGGTCGTCGAGTGGAGCTGGGAGCTGCTGGAGGAGCGCGAACGTGAGCTGGCCATGGCAATGGCGGTGTTCGTCGGCGGCGCGAGCCTTGCCGATCTCACCCCGGTCGGCGCGCTGCTGCCGCGAGTAAAGGACGCGTCCGTACCCGAGGTACTCGCGGATCTCGTCGACAAGTCGATCGTCGAGCTGACCGCGGACGGCCGGTACCGGATGCTGGAGACGATCAGGGCCTTCGCGCTCGAACGGCTCGCCGAGACCGGTTCGGCCGACCGGCTGCGCCGTGGTCACGCCGAGCGCTTCCTCGCGCTCGCGGAGCAGGCCGCGCCCTATCTTCGCGGCGGAGACCAGCTCGAATGGCTCGGCAGGCTCGACGCCGAACTCGACAACCTGCAATCGGCGCTCGACTGGGCTCGCGAGACCGATCAGCGGCTCGCCCTTCGCCTCGTCGCGACGCTGCTGCCCTACTGGTGGCTGACCGGGCGACGCGGGGAGGGCGCGGAGCACACGACCCGGCTGCTCGCGACGCTGCCGCGAGGAGGACCGGAAGGGCTGGCCGAGGAATACACGATGTGTGTCCTGTCGACGTCCTACGGCGGCAATCTCAACGAACTCGGCAACCCCGACGGGCCTGTCATCGCGGACCATCTGGCCGCCGTCGACGAGATCGCCGACCGCATCGCGGCTCCGCCGAAGTACCCGTTCCTCCTTCTGCTGTGGGGAGCGGCCAACGGGATACCGAGGGGCGCCGTCACCGACTCGCTGTTGCTGCGCCACGACACGGTGCCGCTGCGGGCGCCGTGGACCATCGCGCTGCGTCACCTCGGAAGGGCACTGGTCGCGCTGTACGGCGGCAAGGTCGCGGTTGCCGAAACCGAACTCGCCGAGTCGCTACGGCGATTCCGCGAGCTCGGCGACCGCTGGGGCTGTTCGCTCGCTCTGGTCGAACTCGGCAGGATCGCGGGCTGGCGCGGTGATCATCAGCGCTGCGTCTCGCTCATGAACGAAGCCATCGAACTGACAGAGCAGCTCGCGGCTTCCGAGGACCTCGCCGAGATTCTGTGCGTGAAGGCGACGGCCCTGCGTCACGCCGGCGAGCGAGCCGCCGCGATGACCGGCTACCGCAGGGCGGCCGGGATCGCGGAGAGGTCGGGGACGATGGACGTCTTCGCACTCGCACATCACGGGCTCGCGGAGCTGGCGAGGCAGCGGGGTGACCTGCCGGAAGCCGAACGTGAATGCGAGCTGGCGCTGACCAGGTGCCCAGCCGGTCACTTCTCCTTCGACGGCGTGCGCGACCAGGTGAGGATCACGGCGGGCCGTATCGCGGCGGCAAGGGGCGAGTCCCGGCTGGCCGCCGAGTCCTTCAGCGGCGTCATCAGCTCGGCTGTCGGCAGATCGGATCTGCCGGGCGCCGGTGGCGCGGTGGAAGCCCTCGCGGGGCTTGTCGTCGCTGCCGACCCCCGGCTCGCGGCGACCTTGCTCGGTGCGGCGACCGCGCTACGAGGGCTCGCGGTCGCCGGTGACGCCGACGTCGAGCGAGTCGAGGGGCAGGCGCGCGCCGCGCTCGGTTCCTCCGGCTACCTCGCCGCGCACGCCACCGGCGCCGCGATGAGCCATCCCGCCGCGCTCGAACTCGCCGAAGCAGGCATCCGCACCGCACTGAAATCCGGTTAG